A portion of the Deltaproteobacteria bacterium genome contains these proteins:
- a CDS encoding transposase, giving the protein MTKGKRRNYTQEYKEEAVKLVTEQGYKTSEAARNLGINPNLLGRWKRQFEVGAGDYSNPGDKVAMQSELKRLRKENKRLQMEREILRKAAAFFANESS; this is encoded by the coding sequence ATGACCAAGGGAAAACGGCGCAACTACACACAGGAATACAAGGAAGAGGCTGTAAAGCTTGTAACGGAGCAGGGTTACAAGACATCGGAGGCAGCCCGGAATCTGGGTATCAACCCCAATCTGTTAGGTCGCTGGAAGCGGCAATTTGAGGTTGGCGCCGGGGATTATTCCAACCCTGGCGACAAGGTTGCCATGCAGTCGGAGTTGAAGCGTCTTCGCAAAGAGAACAAGCGTTTACAGATGGAGCGCGAAATCTTAAGAAAGGCGGCAGCCTTCTTTGCGAACGAATCGAGCTGA